Proteins found in one Sphingomonas sp. SORGH_AS_0879 genomic segment:
- a CDS encoding IS5 family transposase, producing MSDSLCGQEGMVMVEQRSLVEALMDPRLGSNAKLSGIERLIDWSRLEPLVSPLRQGRTGRPPYAPLAMVKALYLQALYDLSDPGLEEALLDRLSFRRFCGFALDGGTPDETTLCRFRAAAAAGDVLERCFAEINRQLDAQGLVLRRGTILDASVVKATRKPPRGDGIAPGDPHPQEPGADWTRKDGKPVFGYRFPIGMDEGSGLIRKLAFTSARVQDVERADALVCGDEGAVYADRAYEGQARRKALKAAGIKDRIMHRRHRYMPKLPRWQARRNHLIARRRAPVEAVFSAMKRLYGKARTRCLSIERNAADFLAFATIYNLRRAAILAAG from the coding sequence TTGAGTGATTCACTGTGCGGGCAGGAGGGCATGGTGATGGTCGAGCAGCGATCGCTGGTGGAAGCGTTGATGGATCCGCGCTTGGGATCGAATGCGAAGCTGTCGGGGATCGAGCGGCTGATCGACTGGAGCCGGCTGGAGCCGCTGGTGTCGCCGCTGCGGCAGGGTCGGACGGGTCGACCGCCCTATGCGCCGCTGGCGATGGTCAAGGCGCTGTATCTGCAGGCGTTGTATGATCTGTCGGACCCCGGGCTGGAGGAGGCGCTGCTCGACCGGCTGTCGTTCCGGCGGTTCTGCGGCTTTGCGCTGGATGGCGGCACGCCGGACGAGACGACGCTGTGCCGGTTTCGCGCGGCGGCGGCGGCGGGGGACGTGCTGGAGCGCTGCTTTGCCGAGATCAACCGGCAGCTGGATGCGCAGGGGCTGGTGCTGCGGCGGGGGACGATCCTTGATGCCTCGGTGGTCAAGGCGACCCGCAAGCCCCCGCGCGGGGACGGGATCGCGCCGGGTGATCCGCACCCCCAGGAGCCGGGTGCCGACTGGACGCGCAAGGACGGCAAGCCGGTGTTCGGCTACCGCTTCCCTATCGGCATGGACGAGGGCTCGGGCCTGATCCGCAAGCTGGCCTTCACCTCGGCCAGGGTCCAGGATGTCGAACGGGCCGACGCGCTGGTCTGCGGCGACGAAGGCGCGGTCTATGCCGACCGGGCCTATGAGGGCCAGGCGCGTCGCAAGGCCCTGAAGGCGGCCGGGATCAAGGATCGCATCATGCATCGCCGGCACCGCTACATGCCAAAGCTGCCGCGCTGGCAGGCCCGGCGCAACCACCTCATCGCCAGACGGCGCGCCCCTGTCGAGGCGGTCTTCAGCGCCATGAAGCGCCTCTACGGCAAGGCGCGCACCAGATGCCTGTCGATCGAGCGGAACGCCGCAGACTTCCTCGCCTTTGCCACCATCTACAATCTCAGACGCGCCGCCATCCTTGCCGCTGGCTGA
- a CDS encoding chloride channel protein — protein sequence MADPRSDNPGIRKWTPARYRALLRAQGPKSVHFRTRLAILIGAVAVGLAATVFAQAADLAGEMFGHFAARWHWAPLVATPLLFAALVWITRRFVPLARGSGIPQVMAAQADPDQATQGLVSIRTVVGKAGLTLAAVLGGASVGREGPTVQIAAAIMGLTHRLLGVPLRGAVLIAGGAAGVAAAFNTPLAGLLFAIEELASAYEQKVTLLVIAAIAIAGMVAQSVQGDYVYFGLIGAHMPIVTALVAAPVAGIVGGLAGGGFARLMLVMATGTNRVTRWSKQRPILFAALCGCVVAGLGVGTGLTWGTGYGAARAMIVGVDAPLWFGPAKFLATLATAIAGLPGGIFAPSLAVGAGVGNLLRSIFPDSPASAIVILGMVGYFAGVVRAPLTAVIILSETTASRGLMLPMFATAFIADGVSQLVCREKLYHGLSRTFAMAHPPLQGFLCETSGNEDG from the coding sequence ATGGCAGACCCCCGATCGGACAATCCCGGCATACGGAAATGGACGCCCGCCCGCTACCGGGCGCTGTTGCGGGCGCAGGGGCCCAAATCCGTCCATTTCCGGACGCGGCTCGCCATCCTGATCGGTGCGGTCGCGGTGGGGCTGGCCGCGACCGTCTTTGCCCAGGCCGCGGATCTGGCGGGCGAGATGTTCGGCCATTTCGCCGCGCGCTGGCATTGGGCGCCGCTGGTGGCGACGCCGCTGCTGTTCGCTGCCCTGGTCTGGATCACGCGGCGCTTCGTGCCGCTGGCGCGCGGGTCGGGCATCCCCCAGGTGATGGCGGCGCAGGCCGATCCCGATCAGGCGACGCAAGGGCTGGTGTCGATCCGCACCGTGGTCGGCAAGGCGGGGCTGACCCTGGCGGCGGTACTGGGCGGCGCGTCGGTCGGGCGAGAGGGGCCGACGGTGCAGATCGCCGCCGCGATCATGGGGCTGACGCACCGGTTGCTGGGCGTGCCGTTGCGCGGGGCGGTGCTGATCGCGGGTGGCGCGGCGGGGGTCGCTGCGGCGTTCAACACGCCGCTCGCCGGGCTGCTCTTCGCGATCGAGGAACTGGCCTCCGCCTATGAGCAGAAGGTCACGCTGCTGGTCATCGCGGCGATCGCGATTGCGGGCATGGTCGCCCAGTCGGTGCAGGGCGACTATGTGTATTTCGGGTTGATCGGGGCACATATGCCGATCGTGACGGCGCTGGTCGCGGCACCGGTCGCCGGGATCGTCGGCGGGCTGGCGGGCGGCGGCTTTGCCCGGCTGATGCTGGTGATGGCGACCGGCACCAATCGGGTGACGCGGTGGAGCAAGCAGCGGCCGATCCTGTTTGCGGCGCTGTGCGGTTGCGTCGTCGCGGGGCTGGGCGTCGGGACGGGGCTGACCTGGGGCACCGGCTACGGCGCGGCGCGGGCGATGATCGTCGGGGTCGATGCGCCCCTGTGGTTCGGCCCGGCCAAGTTCCTGGCGACGCTCGCCACGGCGATCGCGGGGTTGCCGGGCGGCATCTTCGCGCCGTCGCTGGCGGTCGGGGCGGGGGTGGGCAATCTGCTCCGCTCGATCTTCCCGGACTCGCCCGCCTCCGCCATCGTGATCCTGGGGATGGTCGGCTATTTCGCGGGCGTGGTCCGCGCGCCGCTGACCGCCGTCATCATCCTGTCGGAGACGACCGCCAGCCGTGGCCTGATGCTGCCCATGTTCGCGACCGCCTTCATCGCCGACGGGGTCAGCCAGCTGGTGTGCCGCGAGAAACTGTACCACGGCCTGTCGCGCACCTTCGCGATGGCTCATCCTCCCCTGCAAGGATTCCTCTGCGAAACGTCTGGCAATGAGGATGGTTGA
- a CDS encoding SapC family protein, with protein MTGPVPLSPTAHAALRYDRHAAGATRRFVRIGLSELAFAAADMPLCLAKDGQTGRFNMIALMALVEPANLFVFGGGFQATYVPRAALLGGFRLHDGGVEGLAIDPADPTIGETGEPLFERGAPTPLPGRVRTALTEVIADMQAAQALVDRYAALRLIRPLPLSLGLAGGGEHDLAGLYTIDEAAMRALPEAALVALHRADALAPAAVMAASLAQTERLRQLHNARFTPAIDRVTLG; from the coding sequence ATGACCGGCCCCGTCCCGCTTTCCCCGACCGCGCATGCCGCGCTGCGTTATGACCGTCATGCGGCGGGGGCGACGCGGCGCTTCGTGCGCATCGGCCTGTCCGAACTCGCCTTCGCCGCCGCCGACATGCCGCTCTGCCTGGCCAAGGACGGGCAGACCGGGCGGTTCAACATGATCGCGCTGATGGCGCTGGTCGAGCCCGCCAATCTGTTCGTCTTCGGCGGCGGGTTCCAGGCGACCTATGTCCCGCGCGCGGCGCTGCTCGGCGGGTTTCGGCTGCATGATGGCGGGGTGGAGGGGCTGGCGATCGATCCCGCCGATCCGACCATCGGCGAGACGGGCGAGCCGCTGTTCGAGCGAGGAGCGCCCACGCCGTTGCCGGGCCGCGTCCGCACCGCGCTGACCGAGGTGATCGCCGACATGCAGGCGGCGCAGGCGCTGGTCGACCGCTATGCCGCGCTGCGGCTGATCCGGCCATTGCCGCTGTCGCTGGGGCTGGCGGGCGGTGGGGAGCATGATCTGGCCGGGCTGTACACCATCGACGAGGCGGCGATGCGGGCCTTGCCCGAGGCCGCGCTGGTCGCGCTTCACCGCGCCGACGCGCTTGCCCCGGCGGCGGTGATGGCCGCGTCGCTGGCGCAGACCGAGCGATTGCGCCAGTTGCACAATGCGCGCTTCACCCCCGCCATCGACCGGGTGACGTTGGGCTGA
- a CDS encoding tryptophan halogenase family protein — MTDRAGAGDRPVRRVVVVGGGSAGWIAACRLAASARRTGGEVAVTLVESRTVPTIGVGEGTWPTMRNTLARIGITETDFIRSCDAAFKQGARFVGWADGTPGDAYYHPLNPPAGATEIDMAPHWLHGRERGAGDFADWVDYQAMLCDAGLAPKSIVMPEYAGHANYAYHLDAGKFATLLRDHGVGVLGVEHVLGDVVTPRMTDHGDIAALDLADGRVVEGDFFVDCTGFAALLIGGVYEVPFRRCGDVLFADRAMALQLPYDTEDAPITCHTVATAQDAGWIWDIGLWTRRGIGHVYSSAHISDDAAEAALRRYAGPGADTLNVRRITIDAGHRTRFWQNNCVAVGLSAGFIEPLEASALMLIETSMDAIADRLPRTRAAMDVMARQFNATFTHHWMRIIEFLKLHYVLTRRTDTEFWRDNVAAASIPDGLRERLELWRHGIRPARRISTMRARCSPGPAISTSCTAWALPAPIPGSIRPRPMRRRRSVSRHATRGRRMNCAHGPRVTATCCARSANMVCNGYDRPRPAFPDRACRAAL, encoded by the coding sequence ATGACGGATCGAGCGGGGGCGGGGGATCGGCCCGTGCGGCGGGTGGTCGTGGTGGGCGGCGGTTCGGCGGGATGGATCGCGGCCTGTCGCCTGGCCGCCAGCGCGCGGCGGACGGGTGGCGAGGTTGCGGTCACCCTGGTCGAATCGCGCACCGTGCCGACGATCGGCGTGGGCGAAGGGACCTGGCCGACGATGCGCAACACGCTGGCCAGGATCGGCATCACCGAAACCGACTTCATCCGCTCCTGCGACGCGGCGTTCAAACAGGGCGCGCGCTTCGTCGGCTGGGCCGACGGGACGCCCGGCGACGCCTATTACCACCCGCTCAATCCGCCTGCGGGGGCGACCGAGATCGACATGGCTCCGCATTGGCTGCACGGGCGCGAGAGAGGGGCGGGCGATTTCGCCGACTGGGTCGATTACCAGGCGATGCTGTGCGATGCGGGGCTGGCACCCAAGAGCATCGTGATGCCCGAATATGCGGGTCACGCCAATTACGCCTATCATCTGGACGCGGGCAAGTTCGCGACCCTGTTGCGCGATCACGGCGTCGGGGTGCTGGGGGTGGAGCATGTGCTGGGCGACGTGGTGACGCCCCGGATGACCGACCATGGCGATATCGCCGCGCTGGACCTGGCGGATGGCCGCGTGGTGGAGGGGGATTTCTTCGTCGATTGCACGGGCTTCGCCGCGCTGCTGATCGGGGGCGTTTACGAGGTGCCGTTCCGGCGCTGTGGCGATGTGCTGTTCGCCGACCGGGCGATGGCGTTGCAGCTTCCCTATGACACCGAAGACGCCCCCATCACCTGCCACACCGTGGCGACGGCGCAGGATGCGGGCTGGATCTGGGACATCGGGCTGTGGACGCGGCGCGGGATCGGCCATGTCTATAGCAGCGCGCATATCAGCGACGACGCGGCGGAGGCGGCGCTGCGTCGTTATGCCGGGCCCGGGGCCGACACGCTGAACGTCCGCCGGATCACCATCGATGCCGGGCACCGGACCCGCTTCTGGCAGAACAACTGCGTCGCGGTGGGGCTGTCCGCCGGGTTCATCGAGCCGCTGGAGGCGTCCGCCCTGATGCTGATCGAGACGTCGATGGACGCGATCGCCGACCGCCTGCCGCGCACCCGCGCCGCGATGGACGTGATGGCGCGGCAGTTCAACGCGACCTTCACCCATCACTGGATGCGGATCATCGAGTTCCTGAAGCTGCATTATGTCCTGACCCGGCGGACCGATACGGAATTCTGGCGCGACAATGTCGCCGCCGCCTCCATCCCGGACGGCTTGCGCGAGCGGCTGGAGCTGTGGCGGCACGGCATTCGCCCGGCCCGCAGGATTTCGACCATGCGCGCGAGGTGTTCTCCTGGCCCAGCTATCAGTACATCCTGCACGGCATGGGCTTTGCCAGCGCCTATCCCCGGGTCGATCCGGCCTCGCCCGATGCGGCGACGGCGCAGCGTTTCGCGGCACGCAACGCGCGGGCGAAGGATGAATTGCGCGCACGGGCCCCGCGTCACCGCGACCTGTTGCGCGCGATCCGCGAACATGGTCTGCAACGGGTATGACCGGCCCCGTCCCGCTTTCCCCGACCGCGCATGCCGCGCTGCGTTATGA
- a CDS encoding TonB-dependent receptor — protein MTQVAATTNGGRLLGRAGLSTALVALITATPALAQTQTPPADQTATLPSQSEADGTSGDIVVTGIRRSIESAAAIKRDAAGILDAISSEDLGKFPDANVAESLQRIPGVAIDRSNGEGASVSVRGLGPAFNTVLFNGRSFASDNYNRAFSFDLIPAELISGAQVYKSSQAPLQGGGIGATINVQTPRPLALKEFKGVFTGKALYEGNSKKFTPQLFGLLSDTFADGKLGLLASLSYQKRIASIRAISTDGYIPGTSVGPNSAPLYTNVYAPRNQDVNETRDDRTRLGATLVAQYAPTDELTFTVDGLYNRFKSDTTTRGLGSWFEPTSYTAAQIDSNRSVTSLTTNGNADFIASGGVRETTTYEAGFNAEWRPADTVRMVFDATYSQAKNAGGGKSYFTVIGVPTRYSFNAAEGNGIPSTSGYDNGVLTNPALGRTHIAGRSGNDVTEKVQEYRWNTEWKPGWNIVSALRFGLTGTSRDKSNVPFSSDPNIGCLYCGYPTLADPSLLSPFTLGSLGQKGGSVPTTFLTYDPQAYFNYLTSPAATTALDLARGQPVGTTAAIFARTNGYAVTEQPSARVREKVFASYADMDLEGTVAGLPWFINIGGRYEYTELVSSGQQLQLTDLLPVAGDPTTYTGVFANNRAAVSVNKRSSYSNFLPNLNAKLNLTPKLQARFAAYKTLTRPAIGDLAPSLDIGTLRPATLTATGGNPDLKPYRATNFDLSLEWYPTPTTTLSAAVFHKTVDDFIVQTFGEELFTIANAGNLPVGGLIVGPNTAKFSVRRPRNAQSLKIKGLELNLVHTLDWLPGVLSGFGVQANATFVSTNREFDVSQIGQSFAAEGIGNSQNATLFYEKFGVSARIAYNRRERFLQQLAGGPGNEPVFVRDYGQFDGSVAVNVTPFAQVFVEGTNLFNAKYFATGRFDNQLLRYQNFGPRYDAGVRFSF, from the coding sequence ATGACTCAAGTCGCTGCAACAACCAATGGTGGCCGTTTGCTCGGCCGTGCCGGATTGTCCACCGCACTTGTCGCACTTATCACCGCCACGCCGGCGCTGGCCCAGACGCAGACCCCGCCGGCCGACCAGACCGCCACCCTGCCCAGCCAGAGCGAGGCGGACGGCACGTCGGGCGACATCGTCGTCACCGGCATCCGCCGCAGCATCGAATCCGCCGCTGCGATCAAGCGCGACGCCGCCGGTATCCTCGATGCGATCTCGTCCGAAGACCTGGGCAAGTTCCCCGACGCCAACGTCGCCGAATCGCTCCAGCGCATCCCCGGCGTCGCGATCGACCGCAGCAATGGCGAAGGCGCCTCGGTCAGCGTGCGCGGCCTCGGCCCCGCCTTCAACACGGTGTTGTTCAACGGGCGCAGTTTCGCATCGGACAATTACAACCGCGCCTTCTCCTTCGACCTGATCCCCGCCGAGCTGATCAGCGGCGCACAGGTCTATAAGAGCTCGCAAGCTCCGCTCCAGGGCGGCGGCATCGGCGCGACGATCAACGTCCAGACGCCGCGCCCGCTCGCGCTCAAGGAGTTCAAGGGCGTCTTCACCGGCAAGGCCCTGTACGAAGGCAACAGCAAGAAGTTCACGCCGCAGCTGTTCGGCCTGCTCAGCGACACCTTCGCCGACGGCAAGCTGGGCCTGCTCGCCTCGCTCTCCTATCAGAAGCGTATCGCCTCGATCCGGGCGATCAGCACCGACGGCTATATCCCCGGCACCTCGGTCGGGCCGAACAGCGCGCCGCTCTACACCAATGTCTATGCGCCGCGTAACCAGGACGTGAACGAGACGCGCGACGATCGCACCCGCCTGGGCGCGACGCTGGTCGCGCAATATGCGCCGACCGACGAGCTGACCTTCACCGTCGACGGCCTCTACAACCGGTTCAAGAGCGACACGACCACGCGCGGCCTGGGCAGCTGGTTCGAGCCGACCAGCTATACCGCCGCGCAGATCGATTCGAACCGCAGCGTCACCTCGCTGACCACCAACGGCAATGCCGACTTCATCGCCTCTGGCGGGGTGCGCGAAACGACGACCTATGAGGCCGGGTTCAACGCCGAATGGCGGCCCGCCGATACGGTGCGCATGGTCTTCGACGCCACCTATTCGCAGGCCAAGAATGCGGGCGGCGGCAAATCCTATTTCACCGTCATCGGCGTGCCGACCCGATATTCGTTCAACGCGGCGGAAGGGAACGGCATTCCCTCCACCTCCGGCTATGACAATGGCGTGCTGACCAACCCGGCGCTGGGCCGCACCCATATCGCCGGGCGCAGCGGCAACGACGTGACCGAGAAGGTCCAGGAATATCGCTGGAACACCGAATGGAAGCCGGGCTGGAACATCGTCTCGGCGCTCCGCTTCGGCCTGACCGGCACCTCGCGCGACAAGAGCAACGTGCCCTTCTCGTCGGACCCCAATATCGGCTGCCTCTATTGCGGTTACCCGACGCTGGCCGATCCGTCGCTGCTCTCGCCCTTCACCCTCGGTTCGCTGGGGCAGAAGGGCGGCAGCGTGCCGACCACCTTCCTGACCTATGACCCGCAGGCCTATTTCAACTATCTGACCAGCCCGGCGGCGACCACCGCGCTCGACCTGGCGCGGGGCCAGCCGGTGGGAACGACAGCGGCGATCTTCGCGCGGACCAACGGCTATGCGGTGACCGAGCAACCCTCGGCACGGGTCCGGGAAAAGGTCTTCGCCAGCTATGCCGACATGGACCTGGAAGGCACGGTCGCGGGGCTTCCCTGGTTCATCAATATCGGCGGGCGCTATGAATATACCGAGCTGGTGTCGTCCGGGCAGCAGTTGCAACTGACCGACCTGCTTCCCGTGGCGGGCGATCCGACCACCTATACCGGCGTCTTCGCGAACAACCGCGCGGCGGTATCGGTCAACAAGCGTTCGTCCTACAGCAACTTCCTGCCCAATCTGAATGCGAAGCTGAACCTGACGCCCAAGCTCCAGGCGCGTTTCGCCGCCTACAAGACGCTGACCCGCCCCGCGATCGGCGATCTGGCGCCCAGCCTGGATATCGGGACGCTCCGCCCCGCGACGCTGACCGCGACCGGCGGCAATCCGGACCTGAAGCCGTATCGCGCGACCAATTTCGACCTGTCGCTGGAATGGTATCCCACGCCCACCACCACCCTCTCGGCGGCGGTGTTCCACAAGACGGTGGACGACTTCATCGTCCAGACCTTCGGCGAGGAATTGTTCACGATCGCCAATGCGGGCAATCTTCCGGTCGGCGGGCTGATCGTCGGGCCCAACACCGCCAAGTTCAGCGTGCGCCGTCCGCGCAACGCCCAGTCGCTGAAGATCAAGGGGTTGGAGCTGAACCTGGTCCATACCCTCGACTGGTTGCCCGGCGTGCTGAGCGGCTTCGGCGTGCAGGCCAACGCGACCTTCGTCTCGACCAACCGCGAATTCGACGTCAGCCAGATCGGCCAGTCCTTCGCGGCGGAAGGCATCGGCAATTCGCAGAACGCCACCCTGTTCTACGAGAAGTTCGGCGTGTCGGCGCGCATCGCCTATAACCGGCGCGAACGTTTCCTTCAGCAGCTGGCGGGCGGTCCGGGCAACGAGCCGGTGTTCGTGCGCGATTACGGCCAGTTCGACGGCAGCGTGGCGGTGAACGTCACCCCCTTCGCCCAGGTCTTCGTCGAGGGGACGAACCTGTTCAACGCGAAATATTTCGCGACCGGGCGGTTCGACAACCAGTTGCTGCGCTATCAGAATTTCGGGCCGCGCTATGATGCGGGCGTCCGTTTCTCCTTCTGA
- a CDS encoding TetR/AcrR family transcriptional regulator produces MGDVLVSPPGGRDPVPRSRGRPSVERAAEIGHLVVEAAIIAFVEQGLDISIDQIAQSVGVSKQAVYRRWSSKISLLMDVMDRVMETVHFRLADGLPPHPVLALKELSWRMCRPDGGVRERSVTILMSEALSDKSMHQWFALWRRAHFDFYRAFVLAAARSVGQEEQAMVIARILLDMVEGVSRATYWENLSDAECAALFSQKWDRMAPMLR; encoded by the coding sequence ATGGGTGATGTTTTGGTTTCGCCTCCGGGCGGTCGCGATCCCGTCCCACGGTCGCGCGGCCGCCCCAGCGTCGAGCGCGCGGCGGAGATCGGTCATCTGGTCGTCGAAGCCGCGATCATCGCCTTTGTCGAGCAGGGCCTGGACATCTCCATCGACCAGATCGCCCAGTCGGTGGGGGTGAGCAAGCAGGCGGTCTATCGGCGCTGGTCCAGCAAGATATCGCTGCTGATGGACGTGATGGACCGGGTCATGGAGACGGTCCATTTCCGTCTTGCCGACGGCCTGCCCCCACATCCCGTGCTCGCCCTGAAGGAATTGTCCTGGCGCATGTGCAGGCCGGATGGGGGCGTGCGCGAGCGGAGCGTCACCATCCTGATGTCCGAGGCGCTGAGCGACAAGTCCATGCACCAGTGGTTCGCCCTGTGGCGCAGGGCGCATTTCGATTTCTATCGGGCTTTCGTCCTGGCGGCCGCAAGGTCGGTGGGCCAAGAGGAACAGGCGATGGTCATCGCCCGGATCTTGCTGGACATGGTCGAGGGGGTGAGCCGGGCGACCTATTGGGAAAATCTGTCGGACGCGGAGTGTGCGGCGCTGTTTTCGCAAAAATGGGATCGGATGGCGCCGATGCTGCGCTGA
- a CDS encoding efflux transporter outer membrane subunit, with product MIRSKSALALLAATTLAGCNLAPKYVRPVGAVPATLPQDGIYPAAASDAPDVTRIGWQQFFTDDRLRRTIALGLENNRDLRIAAANVLQARAQYRVQRADLVPSTTLSGSGTYTNNIQGAAGALGGAAGGGAGAGTGTGTGTGAGAGAGAGTGGTGLGVGVGSSASNLEFYSVNAGFSAFELDLFGRVRNLNRAALEQYFATEEAQRSTRISLIAEIATAWLTYASDQDQLRISQESLKSFAQSLELTRAQFRIGVASELEARQAETTYQGARNDIAVLKTRVAQDKNALDLLVGAPVQVDLLPQGLGDSGAALPVLPTGLSSEILLRRPDVLQAEHQLIAQNANIGAARAAMFPRISLTATLGTISTALSGLFAGGSFTYTGAPSVSLPLFDGGRLRGNLDVARAQQQAAVSTYERTVQTAFREVADALAQRGTIDEQIAAQTARVKAANVALKISDARYRTGVESFLTTLDSQRTAYSAQQLLVTTRLNRESNMVELYRSLGGGLN from the coding sequence ATGATCCGTTCCAAATCTGCCTTGGCCCTGCTGGCGGCGACGACGCTGGCCGGGTGCAATCTCGCCCCCAAATATGTCCGCCCCGTGGGCGCCGTCCCCGCGACTTTGCCCCAGGACGGCATCTATCCGGCGGCGGCGTCCGACGCGCCCGATGTGACCAGGATCGGGTGGCAGCAATTCTTTACCGACGACCGCCTGCGCCGCACCATCGCGCTGGGGCTTGAGAACAACCGCGACCTGCGCATCGCGGCGGCCAATGTGTTGCAGGCACGGGCGCAGTACCGGGTCCAGCGTGCGGATCTGGTCCCATCGACCACCCTGTCGGGTTCGGGTACCTATACCAACAACATCCAGGGTGCGGCGGGCGCGCTCGGCGGAGCGGCAGGCGGCGGCGCCGGGGCGGGGACGGGTACCGGCACGGGAACCGGTGCTGGCGCCGGAGCCGGAGCCGGAACCGGTGGCACGGGCCTGGGCGTCGGTGTGGGCTCGTCCGCGTCCAATCTGGAATTCTATTCGGTCAATGCCGGTTTCTCGGCCTTCGAACTGGATCTGTTCGGGCGCGTCCGCAATCTCAACCGCGCCGCGCTGGAACAGTATTTCGCGACCGAGGAAGCCCAGCGTTCGACGCGGATCAGCCTGATCGCCGAGATCGCGACGGCCTGGTTGACCTATGCGTCGGATCAGGACCAGTTGCGCATCTCGCAGGAGTCGCTGAAATCCTTCGCGCAATCGCTGGAGCTGACGCGCGCGCAGTTTCGGATCGGCGTCGCCTCCGAACTCGAGGCGCGGCAGGCCGAGACGACCTATCAGGGCGCGCGCAACGACATCGCGGTGCTGAAGACGCGGGTGGCGCAGGACAAGAACGCGCTCGACCTGCTGGTCGGCGCGCCGGTGCAGGTCGATCTGCTGCCGCAAGGATTGGGTGACAGCGGTGCGGCCTTGCCGGTGCTGCCCACCGGCCTGTCGTCCGAGATATTGCTGCGCCGCCCCGACGTGTTGCAGGCCGAGCATCAACTGATCGCGCAGAACGCCAATATCGGCGCGGCGCGCGCGGCGATGTTCCCGCGCATCTCGTTGACCGCGACGCTGGGCACGATCAGCACCGCGCTCAGCGGCCTCTTCGCGGGTGGCAGCTTCACCTATACCGGCGCGCCGTCGGTCTCGCTGCCGCTGTTCGACGGGGGACGGCTTCGCGGCAATCTGGACGTCGCGCGCGCGCAGCAACAGGCCGCCGTCTCGACCTATGAAAGGACCGTCCAGACGGCGTTCCGCGAGGTTGCCGACGCGCTGGCGCAACGCGGCACCATCGACGAGCAGATCGCGGCGCAGACGGCCCGGGTGAAGGCGGCCAATGTCGCGCTGAAAATCTCGGATGCGCGGTACCGGACGGGCGTCGAGTCCTTCCTGACGACGCTGGATTCCCAACGCACCGCCTATTCGGCGCAGCAGTTGCTGGTGACCACCCGTCTCAATCGCGAGAGCAATATGGTGGAACTGTACCGTTCGCTGGGCGGCGGGCTGAACTAG